In Bradyrhizobium sp. 170, the DNA window ACTGGATTCACGCCATGGCGGTGGATGCCAAGGGTAACGTCTATACCGCCGAAGTCGATACCGGGAAGCGGATCCAGAAGTTCAAGCTGACTTCGGACGCGCTACGATAGGTGCATTGCCCGTCCCAGCGAGAAGGACTATCGCAAAGCCGCTGGCAGGTTCCGAAAAGAGAGCCGGCGAACAACCATTTCTGGAGGAATACCATGACGACTAGAATTGCGCGGCGCTTCGCCGCCTCCGTAGCGCTTGCCGCACTCAGCCTTGCGACGCCAGCACTGGCCCAAGACAAGGCCTCGGACAAGACCGTCAAGATCGGCGTGCTGAACGACATGTCGAGCCTCTACGCCGACATCGGCGGCCCCAATTCGGTGGTTGCGGTCAGGATGGCAGTCGAAGATTCCGGCCTCAACCAGAAAGGCTGGAAGATCGAGGTCGTGAGCGGCGATCACCAGAACAAGCCGGACATCGGCACCAATATCGCAAGGCAGTGGATCGACACGGAGAAGGTCGATGCGATCGCCGATACCCCGAACTCCGGCGTCGCGCTCGCCGTCAGCAACCTCGTCAAGGAAAAGAACGCGGTGCTGCTGAACTCCGGTGCGGCAACCGCCGACCTCACCGGCAAGGCCTGCACGCCGAACACGATTTCCTTTACCTACGACACCTACATGCTCGCGACCGGCACCGGCAAGGCGCTGACCAAGGCCGGCGGCGATAGCTGGTTCTTCCTCACCGCCGACTATGCCTTCGGTCACGCGCTCGAGCGCGACACGTCCGCGGTCGTCACCGCCAACGGTGGCAAGGTGCTCGGCGGTGTGAAGCATCCTCTGAATACGTCCGACTTTTCGTCCTTCCTGCTGCAGGCCCAGGCTTCCAAGGCCAAGGTCGTCGGCCTTGCCAATGCCGGTGGCGACACCACCAATGCGATCAAGCAGGCGGCCGAATTCGGCATCGTCGCGGCCGGCCAGAAGCTCGCCGCGCTGCTCTTGTTCATCAACGACGTGCATTCGCTCGGGCTGAAGACCGCGCAGGGCCTGACGTTCACGGAATCCTTCTACTGGGACCTGAACGACCAGACGCGCGCCTGGTCGAAGCGGTTCTCGGCACAGGCCAGCAAGAACGCGATGCCGTCCATGACGCAGGCCGGCAACTACGCCATGGTGCTGCATTATCTGAAGGCGATGGAAGCACTCGGCGGCAATCCCCATGACGGCGCCAAGGTCGTGGCCAAGATGAAGGAATTGCCGACCGACGATCCGCTGTTCGGCAAGGGCCCGCTGCGCGCCGACGGCCGCCGCATCATCCCGGCCTATCTGTTCGAGGTGAAGAAGCCGGAAGAGTCGAAGGGACCGTGGGACTATTACAAGCAGATCGCCACGATCTCGGCGGAAGATGCCGCCAAGCCGCTCGAAGCCAGCGAGTGTCCGCTGGTGAAGAAGTAAACTAAAGGCAAGCAGAAGGCGGGCAAGGCGCCGCTCGCGCCATGTGCCCGCCTTCCTCTACATCAAGGATGCGCCCGCCGATCAGCGCTTCTTACCAGGCATAGCGCACCACGCCCTTTCCGGCGTAGCTTGAGGTGACGTTCGAGAACTCACCCTCGAAGGTCGCGGCGAGCGAGAAACCGTTCAGCCACTTCGCCTCGGCAGTTACCGAAGTGAGCGCGGCGTCTCGCGCAGGCGATGCACCGCCCACGACGAAGGATGCGCCCGGCAACGTCTGGAAGGTAGCGGCAATGCTGCGATCGATATCGTAGTCGTGTGCCCAGCCGAAGCGGCCGCGCAGGGTGAGGATCGCCCCCGGCAATGCAAACGATCGGTCGGTGCGAAATCCCAGTTCGGAGCGCGGCGAGGTAACGCTTTTGGCCACATTGGCCAGCGCAAAGGTGTTGACACCGACAATGGCCTGTTCGGCGTAGCCCGGCAGTTCGAAGGTTGCGAACTGCGCGGCGGCATAGGGTGTAATGCCGATGCCGACCCACGGGGTGATGAAGCGATAGCCGCCCTCGAGACGCCCCGCCCACGCGTTGGCGTTGAACTGCGCACGCAACTGGTCGCTGCCCGCAATCGTGACCGTTCGGTTCGTCGTGACATCCTGCCAGCCATAGGCCAGAGCGCCCGAAAAGTACGCGGCACCGGCCGTATGACGAACGTATGCGCCAGCCTGGAACAGGTCGGAGCGGCCCGACCCGAGGCCGTTGGCGACGACGAAGTTGGTACCGCCGCCAGCCAGGGCGAACCCGACCTGCGTGAATGACGAAATCCGGTACTCGGCCCCGGCGGCTGTGCCGGCGATGCGGCTGGTGGCCGTGTTCGATCCCTGTACCGCATTGCCGGCGGTGGTCTGCGAGCCCCCATAGCCCGCGCCCCACACGCTCCAGCGGTGGCCGAAACCAACCGCCCCCGGCGCCTTGGTCATCGCAGCGTAGGCGTCGCGTTCGGCACTGGCCCGGCGGCGACCGCCGGCATAGCTATCGGCTGCTCCCTCTTCCTGGAATGCAGCGGCCGCCGGCGCGGTCCCGTCGCGTCCCGCAGCAAACGGATTGGCCAGCAAATTGACGAAGAGGTTCATCGCGTCGAACGTTGTCTGCTGCGAACCCGTCGCCAACTCGCCCGAGGCCTGTGTCAGGTTTGCGGGGACATTGCCGACGAAGATGCCGCCGAATGTCGCCGGCACGCTGCCAAAGGAATTGAATGCCTTGTCGAGCGCGGTGGCGACGGCTCTCTGGTTGATATTGAGGCCGGTAATCTCCGCAAGGCCCGACCCCAGAACAAGCTGCACCGTGCTGCCGGAATAGGTCAGCGAACCGGAAATCCCCGTCGGCGTCGCCACAGAATCAAAGTGCGAGCCGTTCAACGTCGCCGCAGTCAGGATGGTGTAGGGCGAATTGAACCGCAGGGTGCCGTTTGCGAGAGCAACCCGAACCGTCCCGGCCAAATTAGCCGCCCCCGTCACATTGGTGAGATCGGATGCCGATGACGACACCTCCACCAGGTAGGTCGAAGCCGCCGTGAAGACGAGGCTCCCCTGCACGGCGATCGTCCCGATTGAGTTACCCGGAGCCAGCGTACCGCCGCCGATGACGGAGTTGCCGACGATGCCGTTGCCACCCAGCGTGCCGCCGGCATTGACAAAGAGATTGCTGGCCGACGCAACATTGCCATTCACAACGAGCGTGCCGCCATTGACATGAATGTCTCCGGCGAAGGAGCCGGTGCCGGTTAGCGTCCAGGCGGAATCGCCAACCTTGTTGAAGGTACCAAAACCCTGATACTGGGCGGCGGCGCCCAGCGTGCTGACATCGAAGCTCGCGGCACCGCTGCCGCCGAGCTGGAACGTGTCACTGCCGCCGCCGAGTACGTTGCCCGATATCACCGATCCCGGTGCGAGCGTGAGAACGTTGCCGCTGCCGGCAAACTGAATGGCGGCCGTTCCGCCGCTGATCGTTCCCGCATTGAAGACGGTCGACCCGCCGGTGCCCGCATAGATGCCGTTGCCCGTGAGGCCGGAAATGGAGCCGTAGTTGGTGACTGAGACGGACCCCAGGCTGGCCCGGACGCCGGTGTCGCCGCCGCTGATCTGTGCGCCGGCATTGTTGGTCACCACCGCGCTCGTCTCGGCGCGAATGGCGTAGCCAAAGCCGCCAACGCTTATGTTTCCGGAATTGACGACGGTAGCGACGCCATTGCTGGCATATATCCCGTTATTGATCAGGCTCGTGATCTGCCCGCCGACGCCATTGATGACATTGATATCGGCAAAGGCATAAATGGCGGTATGGTTCAGGCCGGCAATGGTCCCCTGGTTGGTAACGTGGGCAGAACCCAGATTGGCCACCATTCCACCGCTTACGCTTCCACTGGCGCCGTTCGTTATCGTCAGATTGGCATGCGCATCGGCCGCAATGCCGGTAGCGCTTGAGATCGTGCCGTAATTTGTCGCCGTGATCGATCCGCTGTGGGTGCGGAGGGCATCCGTGGCGCCGGTAATCGTTCCGGTGGCCGCGTTGGTGACTTCCATATCGCCGGTCACCTCCAGGCCATAGTTGGCGGTACCGGCAATCGTGCCGGCATTGGTGACAGTCAATAATTGGTTGGCCTGGATAGCGCTTGTCCCGCCGGAAATCAGACCGCCCGCATGGTTGGAGACGATCCCCGTGCCGTAGGCAATGAAACCGAAAGAGGTGCCGACGATATTGCCGGCATTGGTGACATTCCCGACAGCAGAGTAGCCGGAATTGACCCCCAGATCGCCGGTGATGGTGCCGCCGGCATTGTTGGTAACGGTGGCGTTGACGAAGGCGAATACGCCAATGTTTGCGTTGCCCGTGATCGTGCCAGAGTTGACGACAGTCACACTGCCATTGTTCGAGCCGACGCCGGATACGGTAGTGCCGGTGATGGTGGCGCCGGTGTTGTTGGTGACCGTGACGTCATTTTGAGAGAAAACACCGTTCGTTGCGCCGGTGATGCTTCCCGAATTGCTGACCGTCGCACTGCCGATATTGATTCCGCTATTCGCGCTTCCCGTGACAGAGGCACCGCTGTCGACATTGATGACAATGCCGGTCTGGTTGCCCGTCCCGTAACCGTCGGTCCCGTTCTGATCGGTCGTCACGCCTGAGCATGTAACGGTCGTGCCCGGCGGAGGATTGGGGCTATTGTCGGCCGCCGGCGAACAGGCCGCGGATGCCCCGCTCGCAAGCGCCAGAGTGGCGCAACCAGCGATCGCAAGAGCGGCGGCGGCTTGCCAAAACGGCAATCGCGGCCGGGGGAAACACCGTATCCGAACCGGCACGCGCGTCATTTGAATGGCTTGCATCCGAGACGTCCGCGGCCCCGGCCTTCAATAGAAAAAACGAATCAACTGATTTACTTTATACGGGAACCGCGCTGCCGAAAGTTCCCGAGCAGTCCCGCGTGGCTAAAGGTCGAGAAATCGGAATCGCTGTTGCAAACTGGCTACAGTAGCAACCGCCTATTCGCGGCAATCAGTCTGGCGAGCGGATGCGACCGTCGCCAGCGTGCGCCACGCGACCACCAGCGCCAGCCCTAACAGCGCCGCCGCCAGCAGGAACGGCGCGCCCGGCATTTTCACTGGCGCCTGGTCACTGATGAAATAGGCAAAGGTCAGCGTAAACAGAAACGGTCCTGCCATCTGGGCGATGCTGTTGACGCTGTTGGTCGCGCCCTGCAACTGACCCTGCTGATCCGGCGCAACCAGTTGCGTCGTCAGCGCCTGGATCGCCGCGCCCGCCACGCCCCACAGCGCCATCACGGGAATGCCGAGCCAGAACAGCGGTCCGGTCGGGGCTGCGCCATAGATGAAGAATCCCAACGCGCCACAAGCAAGCCCCAGCAGCAGCGCCCGGCGCTCGCCGAGGCGCGTGACGATCGGTCCGACACCCGCGCCCTGCACCACCATGGCGCAGACGCCGACTAGGGCCAGCGTCAGGCCGACGGTCGTCGTATCCCAGCCATATCGGTAGGTCGCATAGAGCACGAAAGTAGAGGGCAGAACCACATGCGCAACCTGCCCGAAGAAATTCGCCAGCGACAGGCCGGCGAGAATCCGGTTCGAGCGCAAGAGATGCAGTGCGCCGAGCGGGCTGGCGCTTTTCCAGCGGAACGGCGCGCGCCGCTCCAACGGCAGCGACTCGGGGAGGATCAGCCAGCCGTAGAGCGTATTCGCAAAACTCAAGCCTGCCGCGATCCAGAACGGCAGGCGCGGATCCATGCCGCCGAGCAGGCCGCCGATGGCGGGGCCGAGAATGAAGCCGGCGCCGAAGGCCGCGCCGATCTTGCCGAACACCGCCGCGCGACGTTCCGGCGGCGTCACGTCAGCGATATAGGCGAAGGCGGTCGAGATGCTCGCCGACGTAATGCCTGAGATCACCCGGCCGATGAACAGCCAGGTCAGCGAGGGTGCCAGCGCCATCAACACGTAGTCCAGCGCCAATCCGAAATTCGATAGCAGCACCACCGGCCGCCGGCCGAAGCGGTCCGAGAGCGCGCCGAGAATTGGCGAGAACAGGAACTGCATCAGCGCCCAGGCGGTGCCGAACAGACCGAAGATCCGCGCAGCGGTTGCGGTATCGTTGTCGACGAAACTCTCCACCAGCTTGGGCAGGATCGGCAGGATCAAGCCGAGCGCGAGCATGTCGAGCAGGATGGTGACGAAGATGAAGGCCGCCGCGCCGCTGCGTACCGGCGGCACCTGGCCAGGGTGCGCGGACGCTTTTTCGCTCATGACGGCCGCTTGCGCTTGTGGGCGAACGGATTGGCCTTTTCGCGCAGCGTGATCCGTATCGGCGCACCCGGCAGGTCGAAGGCCTCGCGCATCGAGTTGGTCAGATAACGCAGATAGGATTGTGGAACGGCGTCGGCGCGCGAGCAGAACAAGATAAAACTCGGCGGCCGCGCCTTGGCCTGCGTAATGTAGTTCAGCTTCAGCCGCCGGCCGGAGACCGCGGGCGGCGGGTTGGCATCGACCGCCTGCTCGAACCAGCGATTGAGCGTGGCCGTCGGCACGCGCTTGTTCCACACTGCATAGGCTTCCTCAATCGCCGTCATCAGCCGGTCGATGCCTTCGCCCATCAGCCCGGACACCGCGACAACAGGCGCGCCCTTGACCTGCGGCAGCCAGTGATCGACATCGGTGCGCAGCGCGGAAATCAGATTTCCCTTCCGCTCCATCAGGTCCCACTTGTTGACCGCGAGCACGATCGCCCGCCCCTCGCGCTCGATCAGATCGGCGATGCGCAGGTCCTGTTCCTCGAACCGGTTTTGCGCATCCATCATCATCACGACGACTTCGGCAAAGCGCACCGCGCGCAGCGCGTCCGCCACCGAAAGCTTTTCCAGCTTCGCCTCGATCCGCGAGCGCCGTCGCAGCCCCGCGGTGTCGAACACGCGGAACTCGCGGCCCTGCCAGGTGATCTCCACCGAAATGGAATCGCGCGTGGTGCCGGCCTCGGCGCTGGTCAGCAGCCGCTCCTCGCCGAGCAGATGATTGATCAACGTGGATTTCCCGGCATTGGGGCGGCCGACGATGGCGACGCGGATCGGACGCTGCGCGAGTTCCTCATCTGATATGATGATGTCGTCGTCGTCGAACTCTTCATCCTGATCGACCGGCTCCGGCATCAGCGCAGCGAGCGCGTCGTAGAGATCGCTCATGCCCTCGCCATGCTCGGCCGAAATCTGGATGGGATCGCCGAGCCCCAGCGCGTAGGATTCCATCGCGCCGACTTCGCCGTGCCTGCCTTCGCTCTTGTTGGCGACCAGCACCACCGGCTTGTTGGCGCGGCGCGCGAAATCGGCAAAGGCGCGATCGTTGGGCGTTAGCCCAGCGCGCGCGTCGATCACGAACATCAGCGCGTCGGCAAGGCCGATCGCGGTTTCGGTCTGCTCCTGCATCCGCGCGGTGAGCGAGCCCCTGGCGCCTTCGTCGAGGCCGGCGGTGTCGATCACGGTGAATTCGAGATCGCCGAGACGCGCATTGCCCTCGCGGCGGTCGCGGGTGACGCCAGGCTCGTCATCCACCAACGCGAGTTTCTGCCCTACCAGCCGGTTGAACAGCGTCGACTTGCCGACATTGGGGCGGCCGATGATGGCGATCGTAAAGGACATAAATGATCCAAACGCCCTTTTTTGAAGGGCGTGTCAATCGAACGAAAAGGACAAATCAGCGCGTGAAAGTACCGCTCGGCACCGGCGCCGGGAACGCGGATTGTTGCGGGGATTGTGCAGGCGCCGCCGATTGATCGGGCGGCGGCGCGGTGGTGCGCTTGCGCACGATCTTGGCCGGCTTGGGCGCCGGCGGCGCGGCGGCGGTGCTGCCCTCTTCCTCGGGCGCGGCGTCGGGGTCCACGGCCGCGGGTGCGGCAGCCTGCTTGCCCTTGGATTTCGCGCCACGCTTCGATTTCGGCTCTTCCGGCGGAGGAGCTGCAGCGGCAGCCTGCGCGTTCGGGTCGTCGACCTGCTGACGGGAGCCCTTGTAGAGATCCTTCGGCACGCCCTGCTCGAGGCCCGGCACGCCTTCGGGGAACACCGGCTTGCGGTCACCGGGCAGCTTCTTCTTGGTATCGAGGAAGTCGAGCATGTCGGAGGGATCGAAA includes these proteins:
- a CDS encoding ABC transporter substrate-binding protein gives rise to the protein MTTRIARRFAASVALAALSLATPALAQDKASDKTVKIGVLNDMSSLYADIGGPNSVVAVRMAVEDSGLNQKGWKIEVVSGDHQNKPDIGTNIARQWIDTEKVDAIADTPNSGVALAVSNLVKEKNAVLLNSGAATADLTGKACTPNTISFTYDTYMLATGTGKALTKAGGDSWFFLTADYAFGHALERDTSAVVTANGGKVLGGVKHPLNTSDFSSFLLQAQASKAKVVGLANAGGDTTNAIKQAAEFGIVAAGQKLAALLLFINDVHSLGLKTAQGLTFTESFYWDLNDQTRAWSKRFSAQASKNAMPSMTQAGNYAMVLHYLKAMEALGGNPHDGAKVVAKMKELPTDDPLFGKGPLRADGRRIIPAYLFEVKKPEESKGPWDYYKQIATISAEDAAKPLEASECPLVKK
- a CDS encoding autotransporter domain-containing protein, with the protein product MTTDQNGTDGYGTGNQTGIVINVDSGASVTGSANSGINIGSATVSNSGSITGATNGVFSQNDVTVTNNTGATITGTTVSGVGSNNGSVTVVNSGTITGNANIGVFAFVNATVTNNAGGTITGDLGVNSGYSAVGNVTNAGNIVGTSFGFIAYGTGIVSNHAGGLISGGTSAIQANQLLTVTNAGTIAGTANYGLEVTGDMEVTNAATGTITGATDALRTHSGSITATNYGTISSATGIAADAHANLTITNGASGSVSGGMVANLGSAHVTNQGTIAGLNHTAIYAFADINVINGVGGQITSLINNGIYASNGVATVVNSGNISVGGFGYAIRAETSAVVTNNAGAQISGGDTGVRASLGSVSVTNYGSISGLTGNGIYAGTGGSTVFNAGTISGGTAAIQFAGSGNVLTLAPGSVISGNVLGGGSDTFQLGGSGAASFDVSTLGAAAQYQGFGTFNKVGDSAWTLTGTGSFAGDIHVNGGTLVVNGNVASASNLFVNAGGTLGGNGIVGNSVIGGGTLAPGNSIGTIAVQGSLVFTAASTYLVEVSSSASDLTNVTGAANLAGTVRVALANGTLRFNSPYTILTAATLNGSHFDSVATPTGISGSLTYSGSTVQLVLGSGLAEITGLNINQRAVATALDKAFNSFGSVPATFGGIFVGNVPANLTQASGELATGSQQTTFDAMNLFVNLLANPFAAGRDGTAPAAAAFQEEGAADSYAGGRRRASAERDAYAAMTKAPGAVGFGHRWSVWGAGYGGSQTTAGNAVQGSNTATSRIAGTAAGAEYRISSFTQVGFALAGGGTNFVVANGLGSGRSDLFQAGAYVRHTAGAAYFSGALAYGWQDVTTNRTVTIAGSDQLRAQFNANAWAGRLEGGYRFITPWVGIGITPYAAAQFATFELPGYAEQAIVGVNTFALANVAKSVTSPRSELGFRTDRSFALPGAILTLRGRFGWAHDYDIDRSIAATFQTLPGASFVVGGASPARDAALTSVTAEAKWLNGFSLAATFEGEFSNVTSSYAGKGVVRYAW
- a CDS encoding TCR/Tet family MFS transporter; amino-acid sequence: MSEKASAHPGQVPPVRSGAAAFIFVTILLDMLALGLILPILPKLVESFVDNDTATAARIFGLFGTAWALMQFLFSPILGALSDRFGRRPVVLLSNFGLALDYVLMALAPSLTWLFIGRVISGITSASISTAFAYIADVTPPERRAAVFGKIGAAFGAGFILGPAIGGLLGGMDPRLPFWIAAGLSFANTLYGWLILPESLPLERRAPFRWKSASPLGALHLLRSNRILAGLSLANFFGQVAHVVLPSTFVLYATYRYGWDTTTVGLTLALVGVCAMVVQGAGVGPIVTRLGERRALLLGLACGALGFFIYGAAPTGPLFWLGIPVMALWGVAGAAIQALTTQLVAPDQQGQLQGATNSVNSIAQMAGPFLFTLTFAYFISDQAPVKMPGAPFLLAAALLGLALVVAWRTLATVASARQTDCRE
- the der gene encoding ribosome biogenesis GTPase Der, with the protein product MSFTIAIIGRPNVGKSTLFNRLVGQKLALVDDEPGVTRDRREGNARLGDLEFTVIDTAGLDEGARGSLTARMQEQTETAIGLADALMFVIDARAGLTPNDRAFADFARRANKPVVLVANKSEGRHGEVGAMESYALGLGDPIQISAEHGEGMSDLYDALAALMPEPVDQDEEFDDDDIIISDEELAQRPIRVAIVGRPNAGKSTLINHLLGEERLLTSAEAGTTRDSISVEITWQGREFRVFDTAGLRRRSRIEAKLEKLSVADALRAVRFAEVVVMMMDAQNRFEEQDLRIADLIEREGRAIVLAVNKWDLMERKGNLISALRTDVDHWLPQVKGAPVVAVSGLMGEGIDRLMTAIEEAYAVWNKRVPTATLNRWFEQAVDANPPPAVSGRRLKLNYITQAKARPPSFILFCSRADAVPQSYLRYLTNSMREAFDLPGAPIRITLREKANPFAHKRKRPS